A region of Beijerinckia sp. 28-YEA-48 DNA encodes the following proteins:
- a CDS encoding alcohol dehydrogenase catalytic domain-containing protein translates to MAGVAAAVSFAVRQTEVREIAFPSIAEDAGLLKVELCGICGSDWPHYNNYPRSKGPLILGHETVGVVDQLGRLASSRFGVKEGDRVALEEYLPCGHCSYCRTGDFRLCDETDTLNLSNTIRFGSTPVSVAPSLWGGYAHYQYLHPNSVFHRLPAHVPAKLATLALPLGNGVEWACLQGGLKIGEAVVIQGPGQQGLACTLAARQAGAGLIIVTGKSSPSDKARLVLAKDFGATHTINIDEEDLLETVADITGGMMADLVMDCSSGGPAAAISAIQLARKRGRVILGGRSPDRKAEFDTDILVKKFLTVKGVRGHSYEAVELAIQIIAGGRFPLERMCTHVFGLGDAHEALMTVGGEGRPGAIHCAIDPWV, encoded by the coding sequence ATGGCGGGCGTTGCAGCAGCGGTTTCATTCGCCGTCCGACAGACTGAAGTGCGAGAGATCGCCTTCCCATCCATCGCTGAGGATGCCGGCCTGCTCAAAGTCGAGCTGTGCGGCATCTGTGGCAGCGACTGGCCGCACTACAATAATTATCCGCGCTCCAAGGGGCCGCTGATCCTCGGCCACGAGACGGTGGGCGTGGTGGATCAGCTCGGGCGTCTCGCGTCCTCTCGCTTCGGCGTCAAGGAAGGCGACCGGGTGGCGCTCGAGGAATATTTGCCGTGCGGTCATTGCAGCTATTGCCGCACCGGCGATTTTCGCCTGTGCGATGAGACCGATACGCTCAACCTATCGAACACGATCCGCTTCGGGTCGACCCCGGTTTCCGTCGCGCCCTCGTTGTGGGGTGGCTACGCGCATTATCAATATCTGCATCCCAATTCGGTATTTCACCGCCTGCCGGCTCACGTGCCTGCCAAGCTTGCCACTCTGGCTTTGCCGCTTGGCAATGGTGTTGAATGGGCCTGCTTACAGGGCGGTCTCAAGATCGGCGAAGCGGTTGTCATTCAAGGGCCTGGCCAGCAAGGCTTGGCCTGTACACTGGCGGCGCGCCAGGCGGGCGCTGGCCTCATCATTGTCACCGGCAAATCCTCACCCTCCGACAAAGCCAGGCTGGTTCTGGCCAAGGATTTCGGCGCCACACACACGATCAACATTGATGAAGAGGATCTGCTTGAAACGGTGGCCGATATCACCGGCGGCATGATGGCGGATCTGGTGATGGACTGTTCGTCTGGTGGACCGGCGGCGGCGATCTCCGCCATTCAGCTTGCGCGCAAACGTGGCCGGGTTATCCTTGGTGGTCGCAGTCCCGATCGTAAGGCTGAATTCGACACGGATATTCTGGTGAAGAAATTCCTCACCGTGAAGGGCGTGCGCGGGCATAGCTATGAAGCGGTCGAGCTTGCGATCCAGATCATTGCTGGTGGCCGCTTCCCACTGGAGCGGATGTGCACCCATGTGTTTGGCTTGGGCGATGCCCACGAAGCATTGATGACCGTGGGCGGCGAGGGACGGCCTGGTGCGATTCATTGCGCGATCGATCCGTGGGTTTGA
- a CDS encoding tripartite tricarboxylate transporter TctB family protein has protein sequence MLRIKSPQDFAAGLVFIAIGVAGVYFGRELTYGSSARMGPGYFPIILSYVTILIGLIIGGRGLATDGPPIQGIPLRPITSVILAILAFGFLIERIGLALTCIAVTFIASAGREKFNLKETAILGIVLALMCVGVFVYGLSQPMPAWWGR, from the coding sequence ATGCTGCGAATTAAGAGCCCGCAAGATTTTGCTGCGGGGCTCGTCTTTATCGCTATCGGCGTGGCGGGCGTTTATTTCGGTCGTGAACTGACTTACGGATCTTCGGCTCGCATGGGTCCGGGATATTTTCCGATCATCTTGAGCTATGTGACGATCCTCATCGGCTTGATCATCGGCGGGCGCGGCTTGGCCACGGATGGGCCGCCGATCCAAGGCATTCCGCTGCGGCCAATCACCTCCGTGATCCTGGCCATTCTCGCGTTCGGCTTCCTCATTGAACGAATTGGCCTGGCGCTGACCTGTATCGCCGTGACCTTTATCGCCAGCGCGGGGCGCGAGAAGTTCAATCTGAAAGAGACGGCGATCCTGGGGATCGTTCTCGCGCTGATGTGCGTCGGTGTTTTCGTCTACGGGCTCTCGCAGCCGATGCCAGCCTGGTGGGGAAGGTAA
- a CDS encoding tripartite tricarboxylate transporter permease, which yields MDAFSNLATGFAAAASFQNLGFALIGCLLGTLIGVLPGIGPIPTIAMLLPITFGLDPLSSLIMLAGIYYGAQYGGSTTSILVNMPGEASSVVTCMDGYQMARQGRAGAALSVAALGSFFAGCVGTLFIAAFGPPLAALAQQFNSPDYFSLMLLGLLMAVVLAHGSVIKAIAMVVVGLLLGLVGTDVNSGAVRYTFGVSELWDGIDFLPMVIGMFGVVEIIRNLEEKEIDRTAISTKFRDLWPSSSEFAQSWKPALRGTVVGSILGILPGGGAVLASFASYTVEKKVAKDPSRFGKGAIEGVAGPETANNAAAQTSFIPLLTLGLPSNPIMALMMGAMMIQGIQPGAAVMTSRPDLFWGMVASMWIGNLMLVVINLPMIGIWVKLLSIPYRFLFPAILLFCVIGVYGTNASATMMIMTAAFAVFGYVMVRFGCEPAPMILGFLLGPLMEENLRRSLVLSRGDPMIFLQRPISLTLLVCAILVLLMIVLPNVRKSREMAFQEGS from the coding sequence ATGGACGCCTTTTCCAATCTCGCCACTGGCTTCGCCGCCGCCGCAAGTTTTCAAAACCTCGGCTTCGCGCTGATCGGCTGTCTGCTCGGCACGCTCATCGGCGTTCTGCCTGGCATCGGTCCGATCCCGACCATCGCCATGCTGCTGCCGATCACGTTCGGCCTCGATCCGTTGTCGTCGCTCATCATGCTCGCCGGCATCTATTACGGCGCGCAATACGGCGGTTCGACGACCTCCATCCTGGTCAATATGCCGGGTGAGGCCTCATCGGTCGTCACCTGTATGGATGGCTATCAAATGGCCCGGCAGGGTCGAGCCGGCGCGGCGCTCTCTGTCGCGGCGCTTGGCTCCTTCTTCGCCGGTTGCGTCGGTACGCTGTTCATCGCGGCCTTCGGTCCACCTTTGGCGGCGCTGGCGCAGCAGTTCAATTCGCCCGACTATTTCTCGCTGATGCTGCTCGGCCTCTTGATGGCCGTGGTGCTGGCGCATGGCTCGGTCATTAAGGCGATTGCCATGGTGGTGGTGGGCCTGCTGCTGGGCCTGGTCGGCACCGACGTGAACAGTGGCGCCGTGCGCTATACGTTTGGTGTGTCCGAGCTGTGGGATGGCATCGACTTCCTGCCGATGGTCATCGGCATGTTCGGTGTCGTCGAGATCATCCGCAATCTTGAAGAGAAAGAGATCGACCGCACGGCGATCAGCACCAAGTTCCGCGACCTGTGGCCGAGCTCCAGCGAGTTCGCGCAATCGTGGAAGCCGGCGCTGCGTGGCACGGTCGTTGGTTCGATCCTCGGCATTCTGCCTGGCGGCGGCGCGGTTCTGGCGTCTTTCGCCTCCTACACGGTGGAAAAGAAAGTCGCCAAAGATCCGAGCCGATTTGGCAAGGGCGCGATCGAAGGTGTCGCCGGGCCGGAAACGGCGAATAATGCGGCGGCCCAGACGTCCTTCATTCCGTTGCTGACTCTCGGTCTGCCGTCGAACCCGATCATGGCGCTGATGATGGGCGCGATGATGATCCAGGGCATCCAGCCCGGCGCGGCTGTCATGACCAGCCGTCCAGACCTGTTCTGGGGCATGGTCGCCAGCATGTGGATCGGCAATCTGATGCTGGTCGTCATCAATCTGCCGATGATTGGCATCTGGGTGAAACTGCTGTCGATCCCTTATCGCTTTCTCTTTCCGGCCATCCTGTTGTTCTGCGTTATCGGCGTCTACGGCACCAATGCCAGCGCGACGATGATGATCATGACGGCGGCCTTCGCGGTGTTCGGCTATGTCATGGTGCGGTTCGGCTGCGAACCGGCGCCGATGATCCTGGGCTTCTTGCTCGGGCCACTGATGGAGGAAAATCTGCGTCGTTCGCTGGTGCTGTCGCGCGGCGACCCGATGATCTTCTTGCAGCGGCCGATTTCGCTGACGCTGCTGGTCTGCGCGATTCTCGTGCTTCTGATGATCGTGCTGCCGAACGTCCGCAAATCGCGCGAAATGGCGTTCCAAGAAGGCAGCTAA
- a CDS encoding tripartite tricarboxylate transporter substrate binding protein has protein sequence MQYTRRRATAIIGAGLGAPALIGSAHAQAYPSQDVRVVCAFAAGSGADVLARSVVERLRPLMNRTIIVENKPGANGNIACEYVARSKPDGHTILLHAASATASNMYLYKKPPFDAVRDFQLAATINRQPYMVVIAANRPWKNLEELTAHLKERSDKASYGIANPMTAVLGETYKKAFDLKAVQVSYRSGPDGLNDLASGNLDFMTLDPVLAMAQAREGRVRILAASTRERLSVVPDVPTLHELGAKDVNIVGWWAAHVPSATPRPVVDQLGKWVTQVIEMPEMREFFAKIGGEPFVNSPEDSQRLFVKEVDVWKDYVRVAQIEPQ, from the coding sequence ATGCAGTACACGCGACGTAGGGCAACCGCGATCATCGGCGCTGGGTTGGGCGCTCCTGCTCTTATCGGTTCGGCCCATGCCCAAGCCTATCCATCGCAGGACGTGCGCGTGGTCTGCGCTTTTGCGGCAGGCAGCGGCGCCGACGTGCTGGCCCGTTCGGTTGTCGAACGGCTGCGGCCATTGATGAACCGGACCATCATCGTCGAGAACAAACCGGGCGCCAACGGCAATATCGCCTGCGAATATGTGGCTCGGTCGAAGCCCGATGGTCACACCATTCTGCTGCATGCGGCCAGCGCCACCGCCAGCAATATGTATCTCTATAAGAAGCCGCCCTTCGATGCGGTGCGTGATTTTCAGCTTGCCGCCACGATCAACCGGCAGCCCTATATGGTCGTCATCGCTGCCAACCGGCCGTGGAAAAACCTGGAAGAACTGACGGCGCATCTGAAGGAACGCTCCGACAAGGCGAGTTATGGCATCGCCAATCCGATGACGGCGGTACTCGGCGAAACCTACAAGAAGGCCTTCGATCTCAAGGCGGTGCAGGTGAGCTATCGCTCGGGGCCGGACGGGCTCAACGACCTGGCCAGTGGCAATCTCGATTTCATGACACTCGATCCGGTGTTGGCGATGGCGCAGGCGCGTGAAGGCCGCGTCCGCATTCTCGCGGCCAGCACCAGAGAGCGCCTGTCGGTGGTGCCCGATGTGCCGACCCTGCATGAGCTCGGCGCCAAGGATGTGAATATCGTTGGCTGGTGGGCCGCGCATGTGCCGTCGGCAACGCCGCGCCCGGTTGTCGATCAACTGGGCAAATGGGTCACGCAGGTGATCGAGATGCCTGAGATGCGCGAATTCTTCGCCAAGATCGGCGGCGAGCCCTTCGTCAATTCTCCCGAAGATTCACAACGCCTGTTCGTCAAGGAAGTGGATGTCTGGAAGGACTATGTGCGCGTGGCGCAGATCGAGCCGCAATAA
- a CDS encoding tripartite tricarboxylate transporter substrate binding protein produces the protein MTSINRRQLNTALAAGSGALALGINGARAQSFPNQDIRFVCAFPPGSGSDVVVRYYADKIRPLAGRTIIVDNKPGAGGNIATEFVARSKPDGYTIYVHTGSSVSANMHTFKKPAVDAGKALQVAATINKQAFMIVVHPDSPHKTLQQLTAHLKEKGEKASYAVSATSGKVLAELYKSIAGLKAVEVNYRMAQDSLSDLASGAADFGAHDPQFALAQVGQGRLRVLAVASAERLLSQPDLPTMAEGGVPGIDLVGWFAAIVPAGTPRPVVDQIAGWFNTVTGSAEGKEFLNKFGGDPYITTPEQGQERLLKDIDAWGNYVRIAKIEPQG, from the coding sequence ATGACATCGATCAACCGTCGTCAACTCAACACCGCTTTGGCGGCTGGCTCGGGCGCGTTGGCGCTGGGCATCAACGGAGCGCGGGCGCAGTCTTTCCCGAACCAGGACATTCGCTTCGTCTGCGCTTTTCCGCCGGGCAGCGGTTCCGATGTCGTGGTTCGCTACTATGCAGATAAAATCAGGCCTCTGGCCGGCCGCACGATCATCGTCGACAACAAGCCGGGCGCAGGCGGCAATATCGCGACCGAATTCGTCGCTCGTTCCAAGCCGGATGGCTACACCATCTATGTGCACACGGGCTCGTCGGTCTCGGCCAATATGCATACGTTCAAGAAGCCGGCTGTCGATGCGGGCAAGGCGCTGCAGGTGGCGGCGACGATCAACAAGCAAGCGTTCATGATCGTCGTCCATCCCGATAGCCCGCACAAAACCCTGCAACAGCTGACGGCCCATCTGAAGGAGAAAGGCGAGAAGGCGAGCTATGCCGTCTCGGCGACGTCGGGCAAGGTTTTGGCCGAACTCTACAAGAGCATCGCCGGCCTCAAGGCGGTGGAGGTGAATTATCGGATGGCGCAGGATTCGTTGAGCGATCTGGCCTCCGGCGCTGCCGATTTCGGCGCGCATGATCCGCAATTCGCGCTCGCCCAGGTCGGGCAGGGGCGCTTGCGCGTTCTCGCCGTCGCCAGCGCCGAACGGCTGCTGTCGCAACCCGATCTGCCGACCATGGCGGAGGGCGGTGTGCCCGGCATTGATCTCGTCGGCTGGTTCGCCGCCATCGTGCCGGCAGGTACGCCACGGCCGGTGGTCGATCAGATCGCCGGTTGGTTCAACACCGTGACGGGCTCCGCCGAAGGCAAGGAGTTCCTCAATAAGTTCGGCGGCGACCCCTATATCACCACGCCCGAGCAAGGGCAGGAACGGTTGCTGAAGGATATCGACGCCTGGGGCAATTACGTGCGGATAGCCAAGATCGAACCGCAAGGCTGA
- a CDS encoding tripartite tricarboxylate transporter substrate binding protein, whose protein sequence is MSNGFKMTRRAVVYGGAAAGSIALAGGGQAQDYPAQDLRLICAFPPGSGADVIVRYYSERLRPIVGRAVIVENRAGAGGNIAAEYAARAKPDGYTVYVHSGSALAGNMSLFKKPPVDVGKAFQVVATINRQPFMLVVDAKKPWKTVAELTAHLKEKGEKASYASAAPTGTVMGEMYKVISGVKALEVNYKNAIDSLNDMGTDVVDYGMHDPVFSLAQAREGRLRILAVSTGQRLEANPQLPTMNEAGVKGMDITGWWSAQVPAGTPRPVVDQLAKWFNQVTSSEETRKFLNGFGGDPLIETPEQAQARLVKDIEAWKEYVRVAKIEPQG, encoded by the coding sequence ATGAGCAACGGTTTTAAGATGACGCGGCGTGCCGTCGTTTACGGCGGTGCGGCGGCAGGATCTATCGCCTTGGCCGGGGGCGGTCAGGCGCAGGACTATCCCGCTCAGGACTTACGCTTGATCTGCGCCTTCCCGCCGGGCAGCGGCGCCGATGTGATCGTACGTTATTATTCGGAGCGGTTGCGGCCGATCGTCGGGCGGGCGGTCATCGTGGAAAACCGGGCTGGTGCCGGCGGCAATATCGCGGCCGAATATGCGGCCCGGGCCAAGCCGGATGGCTATACGGTCTATGTTCATTCGGGCAGCGCGCTGGCTGGCAATATGTCGCTGTTCAAGAAGCCGCCGGTCGATGTGGGCAAAGCCTTTCAGGTGGTGGCGACGATCAACCGGCAGCCGTTCATGCTGGTGGTGGATGCGAAGAAGCCGTGGAAGACGGTGGCGGAACTCACGGCGCATCTGAAAGAGAAGGGCGAAAAGGCTTCCTATGCCAGCGCCGCGCCAACGGGCACGGTGATGGGTGAAATGTACAAGGTGATTTCCGGCGTCAAGGCGCTGGAGGTCAACTACAAGAACGCCATCGATTCCCTGAACGACATGGGGACCGACGTGGTCGATTACGGCATGCACGATCCGGTGTTCTCGCTGGCGCAGGCGCGCGAGGGGCGTCTGCGTATCCTGGCCGTCAGCACCGGCCAGCGACTGGAGGCCAATCCGCAATTGCCGACCATGAATGAAGCCGGCGTCAAAGGCATGGACATTACCGGATGGTGGTCGGCGCAGGTGCCGGCGGGGACGCCGCGCCCGGTGGTCGATCAGCTCGCCAAATGGTTCAACCAGGTCACGTCAAGCGAAGAGACGCGGAAGTTTCTCAATGGCTTTGGCGGTGATCCGTTGATCGAGACGCCGGAGCAGGCGCAGGCGCGTCTTGTCAAAGACATAGAGGCCTGGAAAGAATATGTCCGCGTGGCCAAGATCGAGCCGCAAGGATAA
- a CDS encoding alpha/beta hydrolase encodes MTDVKTVPQIDPDAERLLMAIRAANRPALDELTPAEGRAAWLAMRKAMNQFVPPMAEVQALAAPGPGGPIPLRLYRSEAVAQDRRSPVVVYFHGGGWVVGDLETHDVLARHLANALQAVVIAVDYRLAPEHKFPAAAEDAIAATQWVAAQASALGVDAGRMAVVGDSAGGNLAAVVALQAARDGHPRLRAQAMIYPVIDLHCNSPAYMRVGSGYTLTAASMQWFRNHYLRSEADIQDWRASPIFANNLAQTPPAYIATGGLDPLCDEGEAYAKALESAGVSVVYSTFPGQMHGFAGQFGLIGAADKVVAEIGAFIRQRWAS; translated from the coding sequence ATGACGGATGTGAAAACGGTGCCGCAGATCGATCCGGATGCGGAGCGGCTGCTGATGGCCATTCGCGCCGCCAACCGGCCGGCGTTGGACGAGCTGACGCCTGCGGAAGGCCGGGCCGCCTGGCTCGCCATGCGCAAGGCAATGAACCAGTTCGTGCCGCCGATGGCCGAAGTGCAGGCGCTGGCGGCGCCAGGGCCGGGCGGACCGATCCCGCTGCGTCTCTATCGCAGCGAGGCGGTGGCGCAAGATCGTCGCAGCCCCGTGGTGGTTTATTTCCATGGCGGCGGCTGGGTGGTCGGCGATCTCGAAACCCACGATGTGCTGGCGCGTCATCTGGCCAATGCGCTGCAAGCCGTCGTCATCGCCGTCGATTATCGCCTGGCGCCGGAGCATAAATTTCCAGCCGCCGCGGAAGATGCGATCGCGGCGACCCAGTGGGTGGCGGCGCAGGCCTCAGCGCTTGGTGTCGATGCCGGGCGTATGGCGGTGGTCGGTGACAGTGCTGGTGGCAATCTTGCCGCCGTGGTGGCGTTGCAGGCGGCGCGCGATGGCCATCCGCGCCTGCGGGCACAGGCGATGATCTATCCGGTGATCGATCTGCACTGCAATTCACCGGCCTACATGCGCGTCGGCAGCGGCTACACGCTGACGGCGGCTTCGATGCAGTGGTTCCGCAATCACTATTTGCGTAGCGAGGCTGACATTCAGGACTGGCGTGCTTCGCCGATTTTCGCCAACAACCTTGCGCAAACGCCGCCCGCCTATATCGCCACGGGTGGGCTCGATCCCCTTTGTGACGAGGGCGAGGCCTATGCCAAGGCGCTGGAAAGCGCTGGTGTGAGCGTGGTTTACAGCACTTTCCCCGGCCAGATGCATGGCTTTGCCGGGCAGTTTGGGCTGATTGGAGCGGCCGACAAGGTTGTGGCGGAAATTGGCGCCTTTATCCGCCAACGTTGGGCCAGTTGA
- a CDS encoding LLM class flavin-dependent oxidoreductase — protein sequence MEFGIWSNGFRPHTSAARTYEEDLFEIVLADQLGFRDAYISEHHGESVYLDKVDILPAPELLMCKAAALTKHIRMGAAIKIAHLQHPVDVAIQAAVTEHLLGQGRFIFGFGSGVPAAVFSEERGLTYEDRHERLQESLEFILKCWTSTEPFDWNGKHWKGKGVVAWPRPASQPHMPMATATDSDGMLKYCGENGHTLLSAFLEPADRLKAKAEKYCAAAQAAGRPNPRRNISVSRYIYIADSKKQAMDELRESANFELSFQAKRGLLHFARNVYKLPIQGDTITIEDMVEGGCYTIGSVDDVTEQVLKHYENSGGFGTLLLIAGKEWADREKRAKSMRLFMEQVAPRLRHLDPVDAEVLSTA from the coding sequence ATGGAATTCGGGATTTGGTCGAACGGGTTCAGGCCGCATACGTCGGCGGCGCGCACGTATGAGGAAGACCTGTTCGAAATCGTGCTGGCCGATCAGCTCGGATTCCGCGACGCCTATATCAGCGAGCATCATGGCGAATCGGTTTATCTCGACAAAGTCGATATTCTGCCGGCGCCGGAGCTGTTGATGTGCAAGGCGGCTGCGCTCACCAAGCACATCCGCATGGGCGCTGCGATCAAGATCGCGCATTTGCAACACCCGGTTGATGTGGCGATCCAGGCGGCGGTGACGGAACATCTGCTCGGCCAGGGACGCTTCATCTTCGGCTTCGGCTCGGGCGTGCCGGCGGCGGTGTTCAGCGAGGAGCGCGGCCTCACCTATGAAGACAGGCATGAGCGCCTGCAAGAATCCCTCGAATTCATTCTCAAATGCTGGACCAGCACCGAGCCGTTCGACTGGAACGGCAAGCATTGGAAGGGCAAGGGCGTCGTCGCCTGGCCGCGCCCGGCTTCGCAGCCGCATATGCCCATGGCGACGGCGACGGATTCCGATGGCATGCTGAAATATTGCGGCGAGAACGGCCACACGCTGCTGTCGGCCTTCCTTGAGCCGGCCGATCGCCTGAAGGCCAAGGCCGAGAAATATTGCGCGGCGGCCCAGGCTGCGGGGCGACCGAACCCGCGGCGCAACATTTCCGTCTCGCGCTATATCTACATCGCCGACAGCAAAAAGCAGGCGATGGATGAATTGCGGGAATCGGCGAATTTCGAATTGAGCTTCCAGGCCAAGCGCGGCCTGCTGCACTTCGCACGCAACGTCTACAAATTGCCGATCCAAGGCGACACCATCACCATCGAGGATATGGTGGAAGGCGGCTGCTACACGATCGGCTCGGTGGATGATGTGACCGAGCAGGTTTTGAAGCACTACGAGAACAGCGGTGGCTTCGGCACGTTGCTTTTGATCGCAGGCAAAGAATGGGCCGATCGCGAGAAGCGGGCGAAATCGATGCGGTTGTTCATGGAACAGGTGGCGCCGCGCCTGCGACATCTCGATCCCGTGGATGCTGAGGTCCTTTCGACGGCTTAG
- a CDS encoding UbiD family decarboxylase, giving the protein MNTVADKGRTDDATPLDFDRFRLRTFMQEIAAQGEVEIIENKTDLAVVAAIVANTSKAVWFKKVGPEEQELVASVAGWRSRLAKAFGVSERQLLGELMRRLETKHPVVEVTRAQAPCQQVVQTGDDVDVTALPVHLQHGLDGAPYISSAIDFSIDPKTGWTNVGLRRLMLRNRTETGVDLNAPSDLRVIYMEAAAAGKPVPVAYVIGSHPVDMVAATMSIRTDELSLMASLRDAPMPVVKCITNDLRVPADAEYVIEGWLDPHGYVEPEGPYGEYMGYYGGLKKNPVFHVTAITRRSDALFQTISISGKHLARTDTSQLENLRTELNVWRALKMAVREPLAVYAPVAAAGAQNVRVQLRQRVPGEARSAIMAVLGACGVKNMFVVDPDIDIFNDEEMEWALGTRFQPAKDLIVVDNLRTSPLDPSLDGARMGSKAGYDLTWPFGKSGMDTIIPAAPAYAGKRFASLEAALVDGPKYFEDLMAAVGSRDGREIVRELDVLKAKGKAGRDAQGRWTNGA; this is encoded by the coding sequence ATGAACACCGTAGCCGACAAGGGCCGCACGGACGATGCCACGCCGCTCGACTTCGATCGCTTTCGCCTGCGCACATTCATGCAGGAGATTGCGGCGCAAGGCGAAGTCGAGATCATCGAGAACAAGACCGATCTTGCCGTTGTGGCTGCGATCGTTGCCAACACCAGCAAGGCGGTCTGGTTCAAAAAGGTCGGGCCGGAGGAGCAGGAGCTTGTCGCCAGTGTAGCGGGCTGGCGCTCGCGCCTGGCCAAGGCTTTTGGCGTGTCGGAGCGCCAATTGCTCGGCGAATTGATGCGGCGGTTGGAAACCAAACATCCGGTCGTCGAGGTGACGCGGGCGCAGGCGCCGTGCCAGCAGGTCGTGCAGACCGGCGACGACGTCGATGTCACCGCCTTGCCGGTGCATTTGCAGCATGGGCTTGACGGCGCGCCCTATATTTCCTCGGCGATCGATTTCAGCATCGATCCGAAGACCGGTTGGACCAATGTGGGTCTGCGTCGCCTGATGTTGCGCAACCGTACCGAGACGGGCGTCGATCTCAACGCGCCGAGCGATCTGCGCGTCATCTATATGGAAGCAGCGGCTGCTGGAAAGCCGGTGCCCGTCGCCTATGTCATCGGCTCGCATCCGGTCGATATGGTCGCCGCGACCATGTCGATCCGCACCGATGAATTGAGCTTGATGGCCAGCTTGCGCGATGCGCCGATGCCGGTGGTCAAATGTATCACCAATGATCTGCGAGTGCCGGCGGACGCGGAATATGTGATCGAGGGCTGGCTCGATCCGCATGGCTATGTCGAGCCCGAGGGGCCATACGGCGAATATATGGGCTATTACGGTGGCCTAAAGAAGAACCCGGTTTTTCATGTGACGGCGATTACGCGCCGGTCCGATGCGCTGTTTCAGACGATCTCGATCAGCGGCAAACATCTGGCGCGGACCGACACGTCGCAGCTCGAGAACCTGCGTACCGAACTTAATGTTTGGCGCGCCCTGAAAATGGCGGTGCGCGAGCCGCTCGCTGTCTATGCGCCTGTGGCGGCCGCCGGGGCGCAGAACGTGCGCGTGCAATTGCGCCAGCGCGTACCGGGCGAAGCGCGTTCGGCGATCATGGCGGTGCTGGGCGCCTGCGGCGTCAAGAACATGTTCGTCGTCGATCCGGATATCGACATCTTCAACGACGAGGAGATGGAATGGGCTTTAGGCACGCGCTTCCAGCCGGCGAAAGATCTGATCGTCGTTGATAATCTGCGCACGAGCCCGCTCGACCCCTCGCTCGATGGCGCGCGCATGGGTAGCAAGGCCGGCTATGATCTGACCTGGCCATTTGGCAAAAGCGGCATGGACACGATCATCCCGGCAGCGCCGGCCTATGCCGGCAAGCGTTTCGCCTCGCTCGAAGCGGCGCTCGTTGACGGACCGAAATATTTCGAGGATCTGATGGCCGCTGTCGGCAGCCGCGATGGCCGCGAGATCGTGCGCGAACTCGACGTGTTGAAGGCAAAAGGCAAGGCGGGGCGCGATGCTCAGGGGCGCTGGACGAACGGCGCCTGA